The genomic DNA TGATATCGACACTCTCCAAATCTTCGTTCAAGGTTTTTTGACGAGACGATAAATGACACTTTGCATCTATCGCAGTCATGCGTTTCCCCTTCTCCGTCTGGTTTCGTCTCAACTCCTCTACCCGTCAATCCCTCACCACTTGGATCGGGGTATCCCCATTTCTCAaagtcctccttcttcatacAATACCTCTCCACTCTATTTCTCGTCAGCTTGCTggccttttctttttcggCCTTCTCCATTGCGACTCGTGATTCTTTCACTGTCCCTATTGAGGGGTGTGGTATACTGGTAGGAGGTGGTCGGCGAGAGATCGCCACGGCTGCATGGTGGATGGCAGTTTTGTACGCTCGCAGAGAcgttgacgaagaggataTTTCCGCTTCTTGTGCCAAGGAAGAATCATGTGcgagggagggagagaaatGTAGGATCTGAGAGTATAGTTTGACGAATTGGGTGTGGAGTGTTCCCACTAGTACAAAAGAAGCATTAGTGCTAGTCTCCAAAAGCTCAAGACGGCTCATACGCACAAGCTTTTTGACGATCTGTTCGGGGTTGGGGAGATAGTTTGATACCATATGGGAGCATAGGTGGTCTACTGTAATCGGTACTACTAGAGTTTGCTCCTCCTGATACTACAGTCTTTGTCGGGGCGGGTGCTGACCTTACAGGAGTGGTCGATGATGGAGCTACAGGTTTCGGGTTCCTTGTCACAttttgcttcttcatctccctcacAATTGGTGCGCCGCTACTCTCGCCCACTTTCCTTTTTACAGCTGTAGGAGGTTTTCTATTCGCTGGTTCTCGAATACCGATTGGAACTTGAGATTGAGATGGACCTGATATCGTGGGGTcatgagagaagaaacaCCTTGGCCGGGTGCAGTTCGTGTCGGGACATCTTTCAGCTGCAAATAGTCCCAGATTGGAGAGCATGAAAATGGTTCTTTTAATCTAATCTAAGGCTGAAGGAGTAAAAAGCGTGATGCAGACGGAGGATGTTGACGGCGATAAGATTTCGGTGCGCACGGACCGCCTCCACTTTCGGCTTTTCAGCGATGGTATTTTAACCTttaatcttcttccttgttgTAAATACCAGTCGGAAACCATTAATATTGCCAGAGATGTTCATCTCAAGACCTGTTGCACCCTCATTGAGGCTTTTCGCCAAGAATAGTCTCCAAAGTATCACTCAAAATTCCCCGGTTCGGTCTACTGCCTTGTTTCGATGTCAGTCCAATTCGGCCgtatcctcttcctccaaaccAGCTGCGAAGCCCAACGAGCTGGCTAAAGTCATCCGCGACTCTATAAAGGTATACCTAATCTATATCCACTTTTATAGGAACGCTCACCACATAGACAGTCGACTGGACCGATCTCCGCATCCCGCTACATGCAATTCTGCCTATCCCATCCCGTCCACGGATACTATTCCAAAGGCGACGTATTTGGTCAAAAAGGAGATTTCATCACGTCT from Cryptococcus neoformans var. neoformans JEC21 chromosome 3 sequence includes the following:
- a CDS encoding 3'-5' exonuclease, putative — its product is MLSNLGLFAAERCPDTNCTRPRCFFSHDPTISGPSQSQVPIGIREPANRKPPTAVKRKVGESSGAPIVREMKKQNVTRNPKPVAPSSTTPVRSAPAPTKTVVSGGANSSSTDYSRPPMLPYGIKLSPQPRTDRQKALGTLHTQFVKLYSQILHFSPSLAHDSSLAQEAEISSSSTSLRAYKTAIHHAAVAISRRPPPTSIPHPSIGTVKESRVAMEKAEKEKASKLTRNRVERYCMKKEDFEKWGYPDPSGEGLTGRGVETKPDGEGETHDCDRCKVSFIVSSKNLERRFGECRYHYGRTAPERVEGRRKWIYSCCGKERGEQGCEEGVHVFKDGEDDKELAKRVAYKTVRMCLEEAKASGKNVVGEGYGVVAMDCEMIFTTAGLSLGRVTVVDENGYTLLDELVRQKVPILDINTRFSGISPGQLDNAIMDLDGVRAAVCMFIGPETIIVGHGLENDLRALRLLHDQVIDTAIVFPHDKGAPYRRALRDIVKEKLGYFIQDRTSDKGHNSVEDAKATLDVLKWKVREDNED